In Penaeus chinensis breed Huanghai No. 1 chromosome 11, ASM1920278v2, whole genome shotgun sequence, a genomic segment contains:
- the LOC125030384 gene encoding uncharacterized protein LOC125030384 — protein MTKVKEEAWREWYEKMETKEGERMIYKVAKQRAQSRQDVGEVSVIKGKDGVLLTDENKIRRRWREYISNLLNVENECDPLRGCPPVEGPLPDINDKEVGEAIKKIKSGRATGCSGLPVGLLKRLGKEGIQKVSSLLQKVWDEEQMPTEWELSELVNIYKRKGHPLDCGNFRGFKLML, from the coding sequence ATGACCAAGGTCAAGGAGGAGGCTTGGAGGGAGTGGTACGAAAAGATGGAAaccaaggaaggagagaggatgatatACAAAGTGGCAAAGCAAAGAGCACAAAGTAGACAGGACGTGGGAGAGGTATCTGTGATAAAGGGCAAAGATGGAGTCTTACTGACAGATGAGAATAAGAtcaggagaagatggagggagtacATTAGCAACCTGCTGAATGTGGAAAATGAGTGTGACCCACTCCGGGGTTGCCCACCGGTTGAAGGCCCCTTGCCTGATATAAACGATAAGGAAGTAGGAgaagcaataaagaaaattaagagcGGGAGGGCAACAGGGTGCTCCGGACTACCAGTGGGCCTGCTAAAACgcctagggaaggagggaatccaGAAGGTATCATCACTCCTTCAGAAAGTATGGGACGAAGAGCAGATGCCAACAGAATGGGAATTAAGTGAACTAGTCAACATTTACAAGAGGAAAGGGCACCCACTGGACTGTGGGAACTTCAGGGGCTTCAAGCTAATGTTATGA
- the LOC125030385 gene encoding uncharacterized protein LOC125030385 codes for MESKGLKVNTKKTEVISRSRRDVEVDIKDKDNARLKQVQESKYFGVTVDARGESQVAIRVGVAAAWNKGRELSDVISDRKMPRKLKMKLYSTIIRPVLLYVAEVWTMGILEATEMRMSRRIKYVTLRERERSTDIRRELGVRDINEKVREIRMRWYGHVKRREEGHPAKVAMEIIVPGRRPRGRPKQRWRDGKRDWETEDPGC; via the coding sequence ATGGAGAGCAAGGGTTTGAAGGTAAACACCAAGAAGACTGAAGTTATATCAAGAAGCAGGAGGGATGTGGAAGTGGACATCAAAGACAAGGACAATGCTAGGCTTAAGCAGGTCCAAGAGTCCAAATACTTTGGAGTGACCGTAGATGCCAGAGGAGAGTCGCAAGTGGCTATAAGAGTTGGAGTGGCAGCAGCATGGAACAAGGGGAGAGAGTTGTCAGATGTTATCAGTGACAGGAAGATGCCCAGGAAACTCAAGATGAAGCTATACAGCACTATAATACGACCTGTGCTCCTGTATGTGGCAGAAGTATGGACAATGGGAATACTGGAAGCGACAGAAATGAGGATGTCGAGAAGAATCAAATACGTGAcactgagagaaagggaaagaagtactGATATCAGGAGAGAATTGGGAGTACGTGACATCAACGAGAAGGTCAGGGAGATAAGAATGAGATGGTACGGAcatgtgaagaggagagaagaaggacatCCAGCAAAAGTGGCTATGGAAATTATAGTACCAGGAAGAAGGCCGAGAGGAAGACCAAagcagagatggagagatggaaagagagactgggagacGGAAGACCCGGGGTGCTGA